The following is a genomic window from Paenibacillus sp. FSL R5-0766.
GAGGCTCGTAAGGCCATTCGAGATTCATTTCCGGTAACTACGTATGAGCCGCAGGACAAGTCAATCTGGGAAGATGCTTACGGCAGATTTCTGCGTGTGACGGCTTCATCCAATTCACAAGCGGGGAGTGAGGTGTAACATGCTGGCAGCCGAGCGGTATGACCGAATTGTGGAGATGGTGAACGTAAAGGGCAGTATGCGTGTATCCGAGCTTAGTGAGCGCTGCCGGGTGACGGAGGAAACCATCCGGCGGGACCTGGATCGGCTGGAACAGGCAGGGCGACTGCGCCGATCTCACGGTGGTGCAGTGAGTGTGAAGGAAGATCAACCGGAGATCCCTTACCGGATCAGGGAGACAACCCATGCGGAAGAGAAAAAGCGGATTGCACAAGCGGCTCTGGCGATGATTAATCCGGGTGATCGCATTCTGTTGGATGCCAGCACAACGGCAGGTTATATGGCAGCGAATATGCCGGATTTCCCGCTGACGGTCTTAACAAATTCGATTCAAATCGCCACTGAACTCAGCAGCCGTGACAAGGTTGAGGTCATCTCAACAGGGGGGCAGCTGGCATCGCGCTCGTTGTCTTTTGTTGGGCCGCTGGCGGAGCGTTCTCTAGAAACGTATCACGTGGATAAAATGTTCATGTCATGCAAAGGTGTACATCTCGAAGGTGGAGGAATCAGTGAATCCAATGAACTCCAGGCAAGGCTGAAGCAGAAGATGGTTGGCATATCCGATCAGGTCATCTTACTTGCAGATGCCAGTAAATTTGGTGTCCGTGCTTTTGCCCGGGTATCCGGGTTAAATGCAGTCCATACAATCGTTACCAATCAGCCATTGGAGGCTGAACAGACAGACCGGTTGAGCGGATACGACATAGGGATTATTACAGTTTAAGCTTTTATATTTTATCTATAAAAATTGAACTAAACATTTACACGAAACGGAGAGGACAGAAATAACTTGAAGAAGCGAAGCTATAAGCTTTCTGAAAGAAAGCTGCATCGGAAGCATATACTGCGCCTTTATCCCCGGATTTCACCCTTTA
Proteins encoded in this region:
- a CDS encoding DeoR/GlpR family DNA-binding transcription regulator encodes the protein MLAAERYDRIVEMVNVKGSMRVSELSERCRVTEETIRRDLDRLEQAGRLRRSHGGAVSVKEDQPEIPYRIRETTHAEEKKRIAQAALAMINPGDRILLDASTTAGYMAANMPDFPLTVLTNSIQIATELSSRDKVEVISTGGQLASRSLSFVGPLAERSLETYHVDKMFMSCKGVHLEGGGISESNELQARLKQKMVGISDQVILLADASKFGVRAFARVSGLNAVHTIVTNQPLEAEQTDRLSGYDIGIITV